The following proteins come from a genomic window of Geomonas sp. RF6:
- a CDS encoding c-type cytochrome produces MSDHHSFDYDGIKYRIESRPPLVFTILFSGLVLWALGFMGYFLFSDWSSVGEYVQEKKANDALKAASAAAAPVKVAPGDPQVGAAVFAERCAACHGADAKGKIGPDLTRKDYKYGKSEAAITESISKGRPGGMPGFGDLAPEKIAGLAAYLLHL; encoded by the coding sequence ATGTCAGATCACCACAGCTTCGACTACGACGGCATCAAGTACCGCATAGAGAGCAGGCCCCCTCTCGTCTTCACGATCCTTTTCTCCGGTCTGGTGCTCTGGGCGCTCGGCTTCATGGGGTACTTCCTCTTCAGCGACTGGTCCTCCGTCGGGGAGTACGTGCAGGAAAAGAAGGCAAATGACGCGCTAAAGGCCGCAAGCGCGGCGGCGGCGCCGGTGAAGGTCGCGCCAGGGGACCCGCAGGTCGGCGCAGCCGTATTCGCGGAACGGTGCGCGGCCTGTCACGGGGCGGACGCGAAGGGAAAGATCGGCCCCGACCTCACCAGAAAGGATTACAAGTACGGCAAGTCGGAGGCAGCCATAACGGAAAGCATCTCCAAGGGACGCCCCGGCGGCATGCCCGGTTTTGGTGACCTTGCGCCCGAAAAGATCGCCGGGCTGGCCGCCTATCTGCTCCACCTGTGA
- a CDS encoding 4Fe-4S dicluster domain-containing protein has translation MTGRKKGCSLLAPKRRGVQLLCALLFLALPVVPLNGDSLLRLDIGTRTLHVFGATLRIVEFRLLLVAVLLLLFAFLLMTMVLGRVWCGWFCPQSALSDLSEWLEKKLSRTVHSRWVRGALREGCHAALSFFIAAVLLWYIIPAGEFLKGVWSGTLPRVAGYSFLLLGSVTYLNLALMRRHFCKIVCPYGRLQFFTMDRGTLTLLFEDPEGSCIRCGSCRGVCPMGIDIREGTQVACINCGRCLDACRGVMGKKGRQGLISYRFGNGREAGSVWGRRSLLAAAVTALSLTLVAGIITRPEGTLKVQHAPGAAVKKLPGSVVNFYIAYLENRGTQQERYRLALTPVPGIRCELLGPVQDLVVGANDNRRVDFAVQVSPTPPEGKELELHLMRGGADIARSRLPLLTE, from the coding sequence GTGACAGGTCGGAAGAAGGGATGCTCCCTGCTGGCACCGAAGAGGAGAGGGGTTCAACTTCTGTGCGCCCTCCTTTTCCTCGCGCTCCCGGTGGTGCCGCTCAATGGCGACTCCCTGCTGCGTCTCGACATCGGCACGCGCACCCTCCATGTCTTCGGCGCCACCCTTCGCATCGTGGAGTTCAGGCTCCTCCTCGTGGCGGTCCTCCTCCTGCTCTTCGCATTCCTTCTCATGACGATGGTGCTCGGCAGGGTCTGGTGCGGCTGGTTCTGCCCCCAGAGCGCGCTCTCGGACCTCTCCGAATGGCTGGAGAAGAAGCTTTCCCGGACGGTGCACAGCCGGTGGGTGCGGGGGGCGCTGCGGGAAGGGTGCCATGCCGCCCTCTCCTTTTTCATTGCCGCAGTCCTCCTCTGGTACATCATCCCGGCGGGAGAGTTCCTGAAAGGGGTATGGTCCGGGACCCTTCCGCGGGTAGCAGGGTATTCCTTCCTCCTCCTCGGCAGCGTCACCTATTTGAACCTCGCCCTCATGCGCCGCCACTTCTGCAAGATCGTCTGTCCCTACGGCCGTCTGCAGTTCTTTACCATGGACCGAGGGACCCTTACCCTTCTCTTCGAAGACCCGGAGGGCTCGTGCATCAGGTGCGGGAGCTGCCGGGGCGTCTGCCCCATGGGGATAGACATCAGGGAGGGGACCCAGGTCGCCTGCATAAACTGCGGCAGGTGCCTCGACGCCTGCCGGGGGGTCATGGGAAAGAAGGGGCGCCAGGGGCTGATCAGCTACCGTTTCGGGAACGGGAGAGAAGCGGGGAGCGTCTGGGGGCGCAGGTCCCTTCTGGCCGCGGCGGTAACAGCCCTCTCCCTGACCCTTGTGGCGGGGATCATCACGCGGCCGGAAGGAACGCTGAAGGTGCAACACGCACCGGGGGCGGCGGTGAAAAAGCTTCCGGGGAGCGTGGTGAACTTCTATATCGCCTACCTGGAGAACCGGGGGACGCAGCAGGAGCGATACAGACTGGCCCTGACGCCGGTGCCCGGAATCCGTTGCGAACTCCTCGGCCCGGTGCAGGACCTCGTCGTCGGCGCGAACGACAACAGGAGGGTCGATTTCGCGGTGCAGGTCTCCCCGACTCCACCTGAGGGGAAAGAACTCGAATTGCACCTCATGCGCGGGGGAGCTGACATCGCCAGGTCGCGACTTCCGCTCCTCACGGAATAG
- a CDS encoding FixH family protein yields the protein MKESTIPPFWRFTMGLMMGSLLVVSAGSFIVAVRHPAKVVDPHYYSHGLEYGREGGEARWLLDAVVTPDALEIRVTDEADAPVTGGVVACQVADAGAVTFTEKSPGVYSAPKALLPTGEVRAVVRFTKGKEHSTRRMVLIP from the coding sequence ATGAAAGAGTCCACGATCCCGCCGTTCTGGCGTTTCACCATGGGGCTTATGATGGGGAGCCTCCTTGTCGTCAGCGCCGGCAGCTTCATTGTGGCGGTACGGCATCCGGCAAAGGTGGTCGACCCGCACTACTACAGCCACGGGCTGGAGTACGGCAGGGAGGGCGGCGAGGCCCGCTGGCTCCTCGACGCAGTCGTGACGCCGGATGCTCTGGAGATCCGGGTGACGGATGAAGCCGACGCGCCGGTGACCGGCGGGGTGGTGGCGTGCCAGGTTGCGGATGCAGGGGCCGTGACCTTCACCGAAAAAAGCCCCGGAGTGTACTCCGCTCCCAAGGCGCTCCTTCCGACAGGGGAAGTGCGCGCAGTCGTGCGCTTTACCAAGGGGAAGGAGCACAGCACCAGAAGGATGGTGCTAATCCCGTGA